The following are from one region of the Ruficoccus sp. ZRK36 genome:
- a CDS encoding phosphatidylserine decarboxylase — MSESQGPEFFNRLTGQIERESVYGEAWLDWAYNKPLGRLTVELAAKRAWFSRWYGWRMDRRSSARKIVPFIEKYGLDINEMARPPDHFQNFNDFFSRHLKPEARPIDADEATVVFPADGRHLGFADVSASDQFYAKGQRMDLEKLLGDPVLADQYSGGSMVISRLCPVDYHRFHYPAEGVPGETLLVNGSLYSVNPVCLRQRLSVLWENKRALTGLKTESFGQILCLEVGATCVGTIVQTHVPGQYTPKGGEKGYFGFGGSMCITLFEPGRVELSADLLEHTAAGRELYAHMGDVMGA, encoded by the coding sequence ATGAGCGAATCCCAAGGCCCCGAGTTTTTTAATCGCCTGACCGGCCAGATCGAGCGCGAGTCCGTCTACGGCGAGGCTTGGCTGGACTGGGCCTATAACAAGCCGCTGGGGCGGCTCACGGTCGAGCTCGCGGCCAAGCGCGCGTGGTTCTCACGCTGGTACGGCTGGCGGATGGACCGTCGCTCCAGCGCACGCAAGATCGTCCCCTTCATCGAAAAATACGGGCTCGATATCAACGAGATGGCGAGACCGCCGGACCACTTCCAAAATTTTAACGATTTCTTTTCGCGCCACCTCAAGCCCGAGGCTCGGCCGATTGACGCGGACGAGGCCACCGTGGTCTTCCCCGCCGACGGTCGGCATCTGGGCTTTGCCGATGTGAGCGCATCGGACCAGTTTTACGCCAAGGGCCAGCGTATGGACCTGGAGAAACTGCTCGGCGATCCCGTATTGGCGGACCAATACAGCGGCGGTTCGATGGTCATCTCGCGGCTGTGCCCGGTGGACTATCACCGTTTTCACTATCCGGCCGAGGGCGTGCCGGGTGAGACGCTGCTCGTCAACGGCAGCCTCTACTCCGTCAACCCGGTGTGCCTGCGCCAGCGGCTGTCTGTCCTGTGGGAAAACAAGCGTGCCCTGACCGGACTGAAGACGGAAAGCTTTGGGCAGATACTCTGCCTGGAGGTTGGCGCGACTTGTGTGGGCACGATCGTGCAGACGCATGTGCCCGGCCAGTACACGCCCAAGGGCGGCGAAAAGGGTTACTTCGGCTTCGGCGGCTCAATGTGCATCACGCTCTTTGAGCCCGGCCGGGTGGAGTTGTCCGCCGACCTTTTAGAGCATACCGCCGCCGGACGCGAACTCTACGCCCACATGGGCGATGTGATGGGTGCGTGA